The Streptomyces sp. 11x1 genomic sequence TCTGCGGCAAGGGGCCGGGCTTCGGCAACAACATCTCGCACTCGCACCGCCGTACGTCCCGTCGCTGGAACCCGAACATCCAGCGCGTCCGTACCGTGGTCGGCGGGACGCCGAAGCGCGTGAACG encodes the following:
- the rpmB gene encoding 50S ribosomal protein L28, whose protein sequence is MAANCDVCGKGPGFGNNISHSHRRTSRRWNPNIQRVRTVVGGTPKRVNACTSCIKAGKVSR